A genomic region of Equus caballus isolate H_3958 breed thoroughbred chromosome 1, TB-T2T, whole genome shotgun sequence contains the following coding sequences:
- the CYP2C92 gene encoding cytochrome P450 2C92 isoform X1 → MHHFSLMILRNFEVGNRNIEDRVQQEACCLVEELRKTKLSKVYGPVFTLYFGMKPTVVLHGYEAVKEALIDLGEEFSGRGRFPVTERVNKGHGIISSNGKRWKEIRRFSLMTLRNFGMGKRSIEDRVQEEARCLVEELRKTNASPCDPTFILGCAPCNVICSIIFQNRFDYKDQNFLNIMKVFDENFKILSSPWMQICNAFPALLEYFPGSTDKLFKNVAYVRSYILEKVKEHQASLDINNPRDFIDCFLIKMEQEKQNQQSEFTFENLKITVSDLFGAGTETTSTTLRYGLLLLLKHPEVIAKVQEEIDRVIGRHRSPCMQDKSHMPYTDAVVHEIQRYIDLLPTNVPHAVTRDVKFRNYFIPKGTTILISLTSVLHDDREFPNPEVFDPGHFLDESGNFKKSDYFMAFSAGKRVCAGEGLARMELFLFLTTILQKFNLKSVVDPKDIDTTPVANGFASVPPSYQLYFIPV, encoded by the exons CTTTCAAAAGTCTATGGCCCTGTGTTTACTCTGTATTTTGGCATGAAGCCCACTGTGGTGCTGCATGGATATGAAGCAGTGAAGGAAGCCCTGATTGATCTGGGGGAGGAGTTTTCCGGGAGAGGCCGTTTCCCAGTGACTGAAAGAGTTAATAAAGGACATG GAATCATTTCCAGCAATGGAAAGAGGTGGAAAGAGATCCGGCGCTTCTCCCTCATGACTCTGCGAAATTTCGGGATGGGGAAGAGGAGTATTGAGGACCGAGTTCAAGAGGAAGCCCGTTGCCTTGTGGAGGAGTTGAGAAAAACCAATG CTTCACCCTGTGACCCCACTTTTATCCTGGGCTGTGCTCCCTGCAATGTGATCTGCTCCATCATATTCCAGAATCGTTTTGATTATAAAGATCAGAATTTTCTAAACATAATGAAAGTCTTTGATGAAAATTTCAAGATTCTGAGCTCTCCATGGATGCAG ATCTGCAATGCTTTTCCTGCTCTCCTTGAGTATTTCCCAGGGAGTActgacaaattatttaaaaatgttgctTATGTAAGAAGTTATATTTTGGAGAAAGTAAAGGAACACCAGGCATCTCTGGACATTAACAATCCTCGGGACTTTATTGATTGTTTCCTGATTAAAATGGAGCAG GAAAAGCAAAATCAACAGTCGGagtttacttttgaaaacttaaaaatcacTGTATCTGATTTGTTTGGAGCTGGGACAGAGACAACGAGCACCACCCTGAGATATGGACTTCTCCTCCTGCTGAAGCACCCAGAGGTCATAG CTAAAGTCCAGGAAGAGATTGATCGTGTGATTGGCAGACACCGGAGCCCGTGCATGCAGGACAAGAGCCACATGCCCTATACAGATGCTGTGGTGCATGAGATCCAGAGATACATTGACCTCCTCCCTACCAATGTGCCCCATGCAGTGACTCGTGACGTTAAATTCAGAAACTACTTTATCCCTAAG GGCACAACCATATTAATATCACTGACTTCTGTGCTGCACGATGACAGAGAATTCCCCAATCCAGAAGTATTTGACCCTGGTCACTTCCTGGATGAGAGTGGCAACTTTAAGAAGAGCGACTACTTCATGGCTTTCTCAGCAG GAAAACGGGTGTGTGCAGGAGAGGGCCTGGCCCGCATGGAGCTGTTTTTATTCCTGACCAccattttacaaaaatttaacTTGAAATCTGTGGTTGATCCAAAGGACATTGACACCACACCTGTTGCAAATGGATTTGCTTCTGTGCCACCTTCTTATCAGCTTTACTTCATTCCTGTGTGA